Genomic segment of Sarcophilus harrisii chromosome 4, mSarHar1.11, whole genome shotgun sequence:
CCCACTAGCCTCGGAGAGTATCTCTTTCCCCATCAGTCCAAGAACCGCCCCCTTTCCCCTTATTCTGGCTCCATGGTTCATGGCCTCTCCTTGCATACTAGCTTTCCCTCCGGCTCTGAAGTCACATCCCCAAGCCTTGCTTGGGAGAAGCCTCCAGGGATTTAATTTGCTTTCAGCTAATTAGCATCTTGTTGTACCTGGGAACTTTCCCTGGATAGAGACCTGGGGAAGAGGgcaagagacagaggcagagatgcACATGGAGAAAGAGAGGCGGCAGAGGGGCCATTCAGGCCTCAGGGCCTGCTTGCTGGAGGCAGCGGAGTACCTGGGTACAGCAACACTGTGTGTAAGGGATTCCTGGTCCCTCCGAGTTCTCATTGGGCTTGGGTCCCAGGGGCAACCTTGCCTTAGGGGCAGCAGGGGGTCTGAAAGTTGTCCCGCCCTCAGAAGCCCCGTCTAGCCCCTGCCTGGGAGGAGGAGGCACGTCCTTGAGGCTCCTGTTTTGGGGGAGTTATGTCCAGAGATGTGGGGAGGGGGGGTCCCAGCCTTTTTACAAGAAGGCACCCACACTGGCCCACTCGTTCAGGTCGACAGCTAGGGTGGCATCCCCAGCCTCAAAGAGGGGCTCGGGGGGCAGGCAGCTCCCGTGGCTCTCATCCCAGGGATGTTGCAGGAAGGAGGTGGCCAAGAAGGTCTCATCAAAGTCCAGTCCATCGGTCGCTGGCTCAGTTGAGGGGCCCCAGGTGGCAGGGCAGTCGATGTGGTGCCCGTGGACCGTCAGGTCGACATTGCTGCGGTTGGCTGGGCTCAGCGGCGGGCTCAGATCCAGGGCCTCCAGGGCGCCCAGCTCCCCACCCAGCGTGCCGGCATCAAAGATGGCCTCCCAGTCGAAGTCTCCCTTGAGAGGCTCCAGCTCCCCCTGCTCCTCCTGGCTCAGCAGAGTGGTGCTGGTGGGCCGGGGCGCCTTGGCTACCCGCTTAGGCAGGGGCTGCTTGCGCTTGTGCCCGGGCCGCACCTCACCTGCCCCCCAGCCCGTCTCGCCGCCCGTGGCCTCCTCAAACTCTCTCAACAGCTGCTGGGCCTCGGGGTTGACAGCCAGGGGTGCGGCCCAGGTGCCCGGCTCAGGCTCTTGCGGGGTTTGGCGGGCAAAGGCCGGGTGGATGTGGACAGGGGGCAACCGCCGCTTCTTGAAGGCACCGCTCAGTAGCCGCTCTGCGTACTGGGGGTCAATGCGCCAGAAGCCACCCTTGCCCGGCTCGTCCTTCTCCCGAGGCACTTTGATGAAGCATTTGTTCAGGGACAGGTTGTGGCGGATGGAATTCTGGGGCAGAGAGAGAAGGGTTAAGGGTcaatggaggaggaaaagggagccAGACCTGTGTGGGCCTGGGAGAGCCAGGGGAGGGGAGTGGACACCTTTCCTTTGTGCTCTGGGCTCCAGAAGGCCACAGATCCAGGGAAGGGGAACCCTCTGGCTTGACTCACTGGCTCCCACCTCCCAGGCCCCAGCTGTGGGACATTGGGAGCTGGGACACTGTTGGGGGCTTTTGTTTCCTGTTGCTGGGATATCTGCCTGCTCAGCCATCTGAGCTCTGAGCCACAGGGTGGCTCTGAGTGCCACCCGCCTCCAATcccactccctcccttctcccccccttgTCGGCCCTTGGCCAAAACCTTCCGCTCCCCCAGGGCCTGGACCTGCTGTCACCCTCTGCCTCGGGCTGGCAGGACTACTGCTGTTTATGAGCTTGGAGGCTGGGAGAATGAAGACATAGCTGCTCTACAGAcagtatgtgtgcatatatgtggggaggggtgggggcaAGGCCAGGACCCAGGAACTGAACACTATTTGCTATGAGGCTGGCCCGGGGCCTTAGCTTCCACAGCCCTTTCTCTCCCACCCACCAGCCTCAGTTGATTATTATCCAGCTAGAAACATAGCTCTCATTCTTGGTGCCCCAAGCCTCTCCAGGGAATAGAGTTGGGGCTCTGCCCTTCCACCTCCCCCATCCTGTTAAAGCTTCGTTTCTTTAGCGAGCAATCGCCTGGAAGTCAGGTTCAAACTGCAGCCAACCGGGAATGGCTTGGGAGTAGGTATTTCTTGTTTGCCTCCCATCACGCCCACTCACCTCCCATCTACTTTCTCCCAGACTTGGGAATGCCAACATTGCTTTTGGGGACCTTGTGTGGGTGGGTGGGAAGGGGCTGGGTTCTTTTGGAACCTTGCATCTAAGGCTCTGATCCTTCTGCTGAGAGTCTTTGGTTCCCCCCCTCCACAGAGCTGATCAGGTGCATCCCTTAAATCCATTGAGGGAAGCAGGACCTGGCCCTGCCTCTGTTGGAAAGCGGGGTGTCACGGTCCCCAAGAATCTCAGAGATGGAAGGGGACTCAGAAGCCACCGATTTCCACATGAGCGCCCCCTCCCCAAACCCCCATCTCCACCACCGGGATCCCGGACAAGCAGCAGGACTCATCTGGTTTACATGTGAACCCCTCCAATGCCGGGGGAAACTCGCTACTACCCTTTACAGCCAGCTCATGCCATTTCCCGACAGTGGGCGAGCGTCGCTGCCCTGGCAAGGCTGTTTACAGGCCAAGGCCCCCGGCTGTGCTATGTCAAGGCCAGAGCCTTGGAACGGTTAATAAGAGTCACAGGCAGGGTCCCCGCGGGGAGCATCCGGCCCAGGTAATTGCCCCCCAGGGAGAgcaggggggagaggggaggagctGAGCCAGGAAGCTGGGGAGAGGCCCTCCGGGGTCTGCAGCTACAGGAAGCGCGCAGGGCCTCACAGCCAGGAGGGGCGCACACGCACATCCCAGCAAGGCCGCAGCTGCCTGTGGCACCTGAACAAACACCTCGGCCAAGAGGAGCCTGGCAGTTTCGGGAccggggaaaggggggggggcaaagaGCTGTGGGTCAGGACTGGGGTTCTTCCACCTCAGGCTTTAGTTCTTGGAACCCTCAGACACCATGTGACCTTGAAACAAGGTTCTAGGGCCTTGGACAAAACTTCTGTGCATCCTTGGAATAGTCCTCCCTGAGGCCCCCCCTCCATCGTTCCTCCCCCGCCCGGCTCTTCCCACTAGATACAGCGAGCGGGCGAAGCTCGCCCTTCCCTAAGGAGGCGCCACTCAGGGTCCCAGCTCGGACGCGTGGGCACGGCTGC
This window contains:
- the FOXJ1 gene encoding forkhead box protein J1, which produces MAENWLRLSGAGGVEEGGLEEPSGLDDSLTSLQWLQEFSILNAKAPSLPPGGPDPHGYHQVPGSAAPGSPLAADPACLGQPHTPGKPTSSCTSRSAPAGLQAPPPDDVDYATNPHVKPPYSYATLICMAMQASKATKITLSAIYKWITDNFCYFRHADPTWQNSIRHNLSLNKCFIKVPREKDEPGKGGFWRIDPQYAERLLSGAFKKRRLPPVHIHPAFARQTPQEPEPGTWAAPLAVNPEAQQLLREFEEATGGETGWGAGEVRPGHKRKQPLPKRVAKAPRPTSTTLLSQEEQGELEPLKGDFDWEAIFDAGTLGGELGALEALDLSPPLSPANRSNVDLTVHGHHIDCPATWGPSTEPATDGLDFDETFLATSFLQHPWDESHGSCLPPEPLFEAGDATLAVDLNEWASVGAFL